In Tachysurus fulvidraco isolate hzauxx_2018 chromosome 5, HZAU_PFXX_2.0, whole genome shotgun sequence, the genomic stretch TGTGTCAGTAAAGATGATCAACATGTCTGGGCCTTTTAGGCATGCAAAGACCTAAGGGTACGCTTCAACTTTAAGTTTAAAAACATAACAGCTTTAGGCAAAAACTAAACCTCATTCCTTTGTGTGCCTAAAGCGTAGGTGTTgtttaaatattcacaaaaagCCCTGTCTATTCAAACACTGTCTAGTCAGTTAGTGGGAAAGACTCTCACCATAATCGCTGGCTCATTTAACACTAAACGATTTTACAATGTCTTCTTATATATTGATTGTGCTCTTGTGCAAGAAGTCTCATTTTTTGTAATTGTTGCAACCACAGCacacaaaacattcattttgGTTTAAAAGTGGTTTCAATATCACCATGTCACATTCTCTTAAAGGGATTCAATGTAAATCTTATTAGTATAAAGGTTTCTTTTGGCagctcatactgtacatatttccCACAGGTTCTATGGTTTCCTCCCACCCACCTTCCAACAATATGGCAGCATATGAATTGTCCCTAtttgtgaatgagtgtatgaatgtgtgtgcttgGTGCTGTGTGATGGACATCCTAGCCAGAGTAAATTGCTTCATGCTCGGTGTTCCTGTAATAGGTTCCAGATCCACCATGACCTGGGTTGTACATGCATAGGTAATTTAATGATGGAAATTAAACACAGCAAATCATTTAATACATGTGTTTCTATTAAAGCAATTTGTAGTTTGTTCCTGGAGGAGAGTGGTGGCCTTGATGTTTCTGCTTGGTCTACTAAGCCCACATGACCCTCCAGTGGAGTCTTACCCTGCAGTTATAGATGTCAGTGAATGCTCACTTCTCAAATAACCAGGAAGGTACTATTACTACACCCACCTCCCTGTAGCCCCCTGTCATGGTGCTGCCCACCAGAAAGCATGCATTAAAGAGTAGCTTCTGGCCCTATCAAATTCCAGTCTGTGCATTTCCTGCCTTGTTTGTAACATTGTACGTCAATATAAAGCTGCAGTAGTCTTATGTTCTACATTGCAGTTCCTGGTTTTTCATTTACACCATGAAATCCTGTTATCTCTAACTAAACTAGCAAAGTTATCACAGATCCAGATCATAGATGCAAATTGAGTGACTAAACAAGTTTATGATTTGAATAAGAACTAAACACCTTTCATTTCCATGTTGTTTCCAATTCTTAATTTAAatattggtaaaaaaaaaagtctgaaatgACAAAtgttatctttttattatttatctattaattTCTTTTGCCGATGAAAAATGTATCCACCTGAACATCACACGTTTTTATTTGGTTCTTCATATAGACCTAGTATAATTCATTAACAAGAAACAAGAGGAGATTAACCGcatgtgttgtttttctctAAAAATGCCTTTACAATATTGGGTGTTTAAATTTTCATCAGTGTTTATCCTATGGATTGAACTTTTGGTTGGTAATTGGTACCCACACCTTCAATATTGCAGTCAGTTCTCTGAAAAGTTCTGCAATCATCTGAGAAACTGGGATTGGTATTTTAGaatcaattgtataaaatgccAGGCAtgctttctctgtctgtttatttatatcaacACCagtttattaatgtgcttgcaaagcacattcttattctcttgcatacttattttattattattattattattattattattattattattacgtaacttgtcccgcgtctaggacaaaagctgcgggacaagttacgtaataataataataataataattgaggagaggtgtgctatggtttttataagtgatccgaccaacgatgttcacacagcggacgaaaaagcggccaaaaaagtcccatagaaatgaatgtgaAATTCCTGAAATTCTaccgaaataaaaaatttagcacaacatggacatgtgacttatcaaaacactcagcacaatgagaggaacttgccacgtgcaattcacattttctttaggaaatgtaccgttttAGTTTAAATTATTCTACACATTTCTTTGTCCATTATCTAAAATTTATTGAGATTTCATCTATGAGAATCAAGAGCTATTTATTGAATGATCTTAGTATGTGTGTTCATGAGCACTAGTTATTAAAATACACGATAAGCAAttatgcacagacacaaacacagttgTGCTCAGAAGTTTGCATAATGTACGAGAATTTGTAAGACGtgtaccattttttttaaagaaaccgTGAGAAGGCAAAACTCATTTGATTTCTTATAAGACTAATAAGTTATTATGTAAATCATAACagaatgacaaaaacaaaacataacaaaagaaaataattcctgTTCAAAAGTCTACATACATTTAGTTCTTAATATTGTGTATTGCTCCTATAGCATtaatgatggcatgcagtcttttgtaataattgtgtatGAGGTTTTTAATTCTCTGAGATGGAAtagctgcccattcttcttggAAAAATGGTTCTTGCCTTCTTGGTTTTCTTGCAGAAACTGCATGTTTAAGATCTCCCCAAAGTGGCATAATGATATTGAGGTCAAGAGACTGTAATGGCCTCCAGAACATTCACCTTTTTTGgctgtagccattggagggtcaaccttgccttgtgctttggatctTTGTCATGTTGAGCGTCTCATGCACAAATTtcatgctgtagaatgcaaattgtctgtCAGTGTTTTCTGGTGATGtgctgcattcatctttccATCAAATTTTACTATCTTCCCTGTGCTCACACAGCCCTAAAATATAAGTggtccaccaccatgctttacagtggggatggtgtatTTGTACTTTAGGCTTGTATGGGCACAATAACAacaggtcatttgtgttcagGTACCTGCTTATTGTGCTTCTTGAAACAAcaccacttttttccagagcagcttGTATGTCTCTCGCAGTTGTTCATGGCTTATTCATTCTTATTCTATCTTAAACAGGCTGTAGTAGGTGAAATCTTTCTACATGAACGtggcttagtatcaacagaCCCTCTTATTTTCTACCTCTTTTTCAATGTTTGAGCAGTACTGACTGGAAGTGTTGagatatctttttatatccttttccttctttataaagttcaactacCTTATTATGCAggttcattgtttttttgtcttcccAATGGTGCAGTACCTagccaagtcagtgcatcacctcatgagctgagaaactcactgacgATTTAtgtacagacactaattacaatataataaaaattacaatgagttacaggtgtggaaacttccctttaatagccatttaaacccCTGTGTATcagcctgtgtgtttataatgtggccaaacattcaaggatatgtaaacttttgatcagggttgtttagATGATCAATTAtctttagattttaaaaaggagtcaaacaactatgtgataattaatgacttcacgTGACCACTATCCTTAAATTAGAGacaattattttgcattatcagttaaattttccaaataaatgccAATGTTTACAATTTCTTTCAGGGAAACTTTTAAGGACAACTGTTTCCTCTTGGACTGCATGGTGGGTTTTATGCTCGTTGGTGTATTGCTGCCACCAAGTGTCCATAACTGTGATGGCTATTATGGATGCCACAATCCTCAATATACTATTGAACCGGTACTGTATCCACGGTTCATTACATGTTTGTGAAGTGCAGTATTTTCAGTTTTGCATATAGTTTCAATGCACTAAATTTCTCATATTTATCTCTGAATTGGTTTTCTGTGTGAGCCTGCATGGCAACGTTTcatcaaatatcaaataaagaaatagttGTCGAATAAAACTGGaattttctgtactgtatagCATGTACTAAAACGCCTAAGAATGTTGtaccaaaatatatatatatatatatatatatatatatatatatatatatatatatatatatatatatggcctGTGCAAACTGAAAACCTTGAGCAAAAAAATCGAGGTACGTTTTGCATAGTGGGCTAAACTGTATTGTTGCATCTCTAATGACTATACTGGTCAAATAGACCAAGAACAGAAAATGGAcccaataaacaataaacaacagtGACCAATGGGGTAAATGGTGGTTCTTCATAGGTATCAGTGGTTGTAACCAGGTTAGggaaatattcaattcaattcaaatttatttgtatagcacttttaacaattgacattgtctcaaagcagctttacagaacacaaacatagaacaaaatgttattataaagaataatataatgattaatataatacaaaaatcaagattaatattagatagatttaaatgtgtttgtatttatccccactGAGCTAGTCTGTGGTTACTCAGGCGGCAGTggagaggaaaaactcctttgaatggaaggaagaaaccttgagaggaaccagactcaatggggaaccttatcctcatatgggtgacactggaggttgtgattataaatatacagtctgacaaatgttgtactgatgcaaaagaccacatgcagTTGGCAACTGGAGCTGGAAATCTCtagaaatattaatatgaaACCTTAATACGATTTAATTCAGAACTCAGTATACAAACCTGTGGGCCTAATCAAATTGaataattattagtattatcaTATATCTATAATAAATAGCAATATAGGTCTCACATAGCTGTACGAGTTCCTTTTAAGCTCAGACACTATATtctattttttcacatttatgaCCCAAACCTTTTACTTCCAATGAGCAGATAAAAAAGAAGTGGATCCTTTACATTACAAAACTTAAGCTTCCACATTTCCAAGTCCATGTTCAGtaataatacacataataaatacagtacaaaagtACAATGACAGCCTAATTTTGTTCATTCACAAAAGGAACCTTATTGATATCAGAACTATATGTAAAAAGTATGAAATTAGTTTAAGTACTTAGATGTTCAGGGTGATAAAGagatttaatataaacatgtttttagTAAACCTTAAACTGCAGTGCGCATGCGCGAACTGAGGGACGTCGTcttggagaggaaaaaaaagctcttttcttttttcctttgagGAAAAAGTCGTGGAAAagcgttttgttttttaagcgACTGGTGATGTTACTTTAGAATAAGATGATATATGATGAATTATTAACAGGGACTTTGGTACTTGGTTTGGGCTGAGGTTATTGGAGCTGCTGCAGACTGGAAGGCGGAAGAAGAAGGAATTCCAGCGGAAAGGacgggaaaaaaaacaccagccATGGATCAGAGATGCTCTGGTTTTATTTCGGAACAGATTTGTTATAGCAGTCGATATGACTGGAACACACGCTCTGATTTAGAGGCGTTATAAACTTATTCTTATCCGGTTTCTCCTATTAATaccgtaaataaaaaaaaaaaaaaaaacggttagTAAGTGATATTCAAAATGGCGGCGTCGTGGCCCTTCTTCCCCCAGGCCCTGTTTATGATGTTACTGAGTGCTGCTGTGGGTCTGGACCTGTGTCCGGCAGCCTGTATCTGTTCAGAAACTTCAGACGGAACCAAACTTTTGGACTGTAGTCGGAAAACGCTGTCTGATCCTCCTGTGGGAATCCCAGCATGGGTCACTCATGTGTAAGTCACAGGCCCAGTTGTTTACATGTTTTGAAGGTTGGCCTGCTGTAGAGCTCGTAGCTAACGCtattacttacacacacacacacacacacacacagaagcattGTATTTAAAACATTGCTTGGTTTATTCTACGGCTTGCTACCCTTTTAGTTACCCGGTATTTTTTTGCGTGGTTATAAATCTGTGAAAATATTTACATCATAGCGCTGTTAGTCATGTAGAAGCTTCAAATTCTACTAAACCGTGACACAAAACTGATATCACAACAATAAACCTTCAGTTATGTTCAGCTTCAGTATAAAGtcttcatttctttgtttcaaTCGCTTTTTGAGTCATGATGCTGAATTAgacagttttatttacatttacagcgtttAGACACCTTTATCCTGAACCATTTATtacattatcttatttttatacaattgagggttaagggccttgcccaggggcccaacagtggcagcttggtggacctgggaattgaaaacacaaccttctgattggtagcccaacaccttaacccctAGGCTACCACATGATTGGACGTTTAGGTGTATTTGGTAAATCAGTGTGATTTGAATGTATTGTTATAAAGGATTGAGGTGTATGACCTGAATGAAGCTGATTTATTAGTTATGCTCAAATCAGTATTTTGAATCAGGTGTGAAAGTTTGTATGTAAGTCTTTGTTTTCTGGTCTATTTTTGCTCATTTCTGTGCAGATTTGATTGTTAGTGCCATCGTTTgtacaagtttaaaaaaaaattaaccataCTAAAGTGCAGTTCTTTTAACAGGTCTATTTTAGCATACTGTCCTCAACTTGTCTTTGTGTTACTTCCGTTCATAAGTTCATCCTGTTCTTTGATTTTTAGGTCTTTGAATCATAATGAGCTCTCAGGTGTGCCTTTTCTTGGAGATGTTTCATCAAACATCACTGTGTTGTCCTTGTAAGTATCTCTTCAATCACTCTTAATGTTCGATTTGTTGATTTAAACCCTAAAGATGCCACAGCTGTTCATGACCTCGAGTCAGAGAGAGTAAAGCTGCCTCGCTCTTGGTTGGAGTGGATGTCATTTCTCTCTCCGGTCACTTAACATGACACTAAGCAATCATGGGCAAATGTTATCTCTGCATTGTGATGTAGCATGGGGAGCATTTTGCAAAGATGCAGTGACTGGCTTGTCGTGTCTCAGCAAAAGCACTTGCTAGCAATCACCCTACTTGGTCAGTAGCAGTCATGCTCACTGGTGGGTGGGAACACTGGTGAATAACCAAATTGGGAAGGGGAGGGACACTTTactgaatgaatcatttgttCTGGTGTGTGAAAAGAACTAATCTGTTCTGATAGCTTTGTCATTTAAAACAGATGCAATGCTTAGATAATTATTGAGCTGACTGGAATGACCCAGATTAGGGACAGTgatgtttctcttttttgtttgtgtgttcagggttTATAACCGAATCTCTGAAGTGGTGGCCGAACAGCTTCTGCCCTATTCAGTCCTGGAAAGCCTGGATCTGAGCTCCAACTCTATATCCGAGCTGAAAGCTGGATCATTTCCTCTTATGCAGCTGAAATACCTGTACATTTACACCCTTTTTCCTCCCGATCTTTTACCACACTAATACTAATACCACAGattttagtaaaataatcaaTTCTAGACAAAGTAAAGGCAAAACAATATTTGCAATCTGCTGTTAATAAAGACGACTCTGGCATTTTAGCTCTTATAGCCGTAGTTAAGTCATTAACTTATAACCCTAGTTAAGTCATGAAGAACTACGTACTGATTATACTACATTCTATTATGTCGATacattaaaaagacattaaTTTGAGTTGTTATGGAGCATTAAAAATTAGCCTGTTTTAATTGCTCCaaaatgatttcatttgttGTATCATGTTAAAGCTGTAAAgtttttacattcattcaaattagtcttttttgtttttgttttttttgcagttttattttttgttgttgaacaTTTTATCAATAATTTTTCTGGTCTGTGGATTCAGGAATCTGAGCAACAACAAAATCAGCTATCTAGAACCAGATTGCTTTAACAACATCAGCTCGCTGCTGGTGCTGAAGATTAACAGGAACCGTCTATCACTACTGCCCACTAAAGTCTTCACCCTATTTCAACTGCAAATTCTGTAAGTAGACTCGAGTTTCATTGTGCTGTTATAGCactgaataataaatagttGATACTAGCTTAACATTTACCTTAAAGCATCTCTTCACTTTAAAATTCTCATTAAATCATATAAACACTTTTTAAGAGATGCTTACTCATTACTACCGCTATTGCTTGTTTTTAGTATCCTGGGATAAATATGCTCTGAGTTTCATCTTGTCTTGTTTTAGGGAGTTAAAACGCAATAAGATCAGAGTTGTAGACAGTTTAATCTTTAAGGAACTGAAGGCTCTAAAGTCTCTGAAGATGCAGAGAAATGGCATCACAAAGCTGATGGATGGAGCTCTTTTTGGACTTGCTGATATGGAAGAACTGTAAGTAGATTCTACACTGCACATGTCAGATTTCAGGATTCATTAAAATTAAGAGAGGTTAATCAGATGCATTTGTGttgagagggaaaaaacacaaacagtgtaCTCTTCTCCTGCCCTTCAGGACTGAGATTGATCAAGCCTGTGTAGTGTTTTCTTAAATGTTGCTAACTCTTGGGTTAGTATatagtgtttgtttgtctctACAGGGAGCTGGAACACAATAACCTCACTGAGTTAAATAAGGGTTGGCTGTACGGCCTGCATATGCTTCGTGTACTCCGACTCAGCCACAATAACATTGGTCTCATCCGAGCCGACGCCTGGGAGTTCTGCCGCCGCCTGGAAGATCTGTGAGTCATGCGCACATCCCAGTGCTTTAGGGCAATTTTTCTCCTACAATGAAACTCTCATAATGAAACCCTGAGGGCAGTTAGTCAGTAGTTGGGGATGTCAATGAACAGTCAACACAAGCAAGTATGTAACAAATATGTAAAGCTAAATTCATTACAGTCTAAAAATAAAGCATGATTTCAGCTGAGAGAGACTCTTGGTCATTCTGGTTACTTATGTTCATTAGGTACATTGGGTAAGTTCTTAATTGTCTCCACATTTcatagtaattaattaatttaaatattttttaaatatatgttttggGCTGCCCCATCAATAAATCAATCTAGCTTTGAGTTTTTTCTTAATTACATGGAAAcatgttggaatatattacttGGGATCAAACAGATCCTTCAGATGTGCAATTTTAAGATTAGATTGAATGAGTTGCTAATTATGAAAGCTTAGTGGCTCCTTTTAATCATTGTCCTGtgggtgtggatgtgtgtgtttatcagagaTCTGTCCCATAATCACTTGAGTCGTTTGGAGGACTGGGCTTTCTCTAGCCTCGGGTTGTTGCAGAATCTAAATCTGGGTGAAAATCGCATTATGCACCTGGGGGAAGGAGTTTTCGACAACCTGGCAAACGTTCGCATTCTGTAAGaacttgtctgtcctgtctctctctctctctctctctctcaaattgTTTCTCACAGATTGCTACaccatgatcacacacacagactttttaTTCTATACtaaaaaaacagtaatttacaaaATGCCAGCATGATCATGCAGTCTATTTCCTGTCTTACTAATGTGGCTGAAATAACATTACCATGAGAGCACCTCATCATAATCCTCACAAACCAACTGAGATCAGtgtataagaataaataatCTTCATAAAATCAGTCTTGGTGTTGGTGGAAAACAGTTTCTACTTGGATGATCACATAATCATTTACCTGGTGCTGAAAAGGAGACTTGAAGTCTGATTGTTTTAGTAACATCAAACTTTTCTTTTAGCGCTGActtgtcttcttttttcccctccaggGATATCCGCAGCAATGACATCTCTCTTGTTATTGAGGACACAGTCAGTTTGTTTGCTGGAATGAAAAACCTCAACACATTGTAAGTGGTCCTTTTTCTTTATGTGTAGAATTGTAGAATTCTGTAGCAGTATGTTACAGCTTAATGTTGCTGCTTAGTGACGTATTAAGGATTATGTTTCTGTTTTAATGGATTTAATTTGGTGTTTAACTTAGCTAGCTGAAGTGTTTGGGATACAGTGTGCAGTAGGGGCTCGGTAAATTATACTGAAATACAAGATATTTATacttgtatatgtatgtatgtatacgtgtgtatatatacgtatatgtgtgtcaattttgggggggggggggaatctAACAGTTTCCTAGCTGGAGCTTTAATCACCTAATAACTGATAACCTAATAGATGCTAGAAGGAAGTAGTATCAATCTGCTTCTAATCTCTGTTTAGCTTGGATTAGTGCTGTATGATGTCCTTTGCTTTAAAATGATAATGTTTCCTGTAATGCTTTCCTGTAGTGATTACTTACTGTTAACGGCTTGAGCAGCTATATGGACATAATTAAGACTTTCGATATGGAAATTCTGATCAGTGTTCGCGTTTCCCTAGTTGTAAAACAGAAGTACTGATTTATGAGCTTTAGTCATGCAGTATGAAGACTTTCATTTAGTGTGTCATTTTCTTTCCCCTACTGGACATTCACATTCTGGTCAATGTCTGAAAGCAGACCTATGCAAATGCCTGCACACATGCTCCCCATGTTTACAGAAGCAAAAAACAtaaagttctgtgtgtgtggttttcagAGTACTTCAGAGGAACAACATCAGAACCATCACAGAGAAGGCCTTTGAGGGTCCCAAGGAACTAGAGCATCTGTATGTTTCATTACAAGATCTTTATAGCTTGTAGATGTTTATACTTTGTTCAAAGTATAACATGGGATATCTACTTCTTTAAATGTCTGTTTTAATCTCCATTGAGGTTTTCTTTGTGTCTTCAGAGATTTGAGTAAGAACCGGATCATCTCTATTCACCCTGAGGCATTGTCTCACTTAAAACTGAAGTCCCTGTAagtctttattatttcttaaatatGGTGTGGTTATTGTCCTGTAAAGTCCTATACAAGCAGCATGTACACATTACCATGCAAGGTTATATAGAAAGagataaatagaaattaatgcaaaatcaagcaaacttgATATTTGGAGGagctttaaattgtttttaaataactgcAGATTTTCTACAGATTTCAGCCAAGACACATCATGTATTCAGCTAAAGCCATCTTTGATTCATGGGCATCAAACCTGAGTACAGCTAacatagaaagtaattacatatgtCTTCACTAGTAGCCAAGTCCAGTAGTTTTCTGCAGAAACCCTCCATAAAAAATGTTGCATTGCAAATGTTGTCATTAATTTATAGTAATCATAGAAAAATAACTCCCAGATAAATAACAATAGATTGTGGAGGGACCGTTTCAACATTGAATATATGATGTGCATGTAGTACTTATATGATTTAGTAAAAGGATCTATCTAAACTATCCCAAAGCACTATTTCCTTTTATAGAGAAAGCAGttaagaaaggaagaaaggagaaCAGACTAGTGTTTTATTACCTAATGTAAATTGTTCATTTACtaatagattattttttttttttaaatgttcagaAAGTAAAGTTTTGGCATCTGGTTTCTAAAAACTCAAGTCCTTTTAATGTCTCTGTGTCTTCTTGGTTCACCTCACTGTGTATATCTTTAGACATGTATAAAGGTATTTTTCTGTTGTCTTTTACATACTAAAATACAATGACACAAAATAGCAGCTAGATTGTTAATGGCAAGTACTTCATTAGATTAAGTTAGCAACAGTTTATTATTCAATGCTTTCTAACAATTTGTATCCATTCCCAAGACCACACCAGtagctgtgtctgtgttgttgcttgcttatttatttgtttgtttgtttatagtcTGAAAAGCACATAAAGCTATAGATCTGATGCAGAAGAAACTCTGTAAAGAACAATGTCCtttaattgactttttttttttagttatttgaaCACCAGCGGTCTCCTCTGTGACTGCAATCTGAAGTGGCTCAGCCGGTGGCTAATTGACAGCCTTTTTCAGCAACCATGCACCGCTGTGTGTGCATATCCTGCCCCATTGGCAGGCAGGAGTGTCTTTAGTGTCCCCCAGCAAGGATTTGTCTGTGGTGAGTGAGATCTCGTACATCACTGCTGTACTTCCAGTGTTATATGTGATGTGATCCTATTCAAGTCCTGGTTATAGGTTAGTTCAGGTTGAAGCGGTTCTGTTTTATTAGCGTTTCATGCTGCCACTTTTAACTCCAGCCATGAGCTCTAAACGGATCACAATAATTGTTCTGAAATTTTAGCAGCAAATAAAAGGACTACTGCCTAATTGCCCAGCCAGAGAAGGAAGAATGTAATATAACATCTGTTTAAAAATCTGTAAAGCCGTTTCTTTCTCGACAAACTGCCTTCACATAAATAACTTGCATAAATCATTGTAGTTGGCTGTAATAAACGGCAGCAGGGGATCTAATCAATGATGCCATCCATGATGCTCATGCTTTTAAAAACTAGGCACTGAACTACagccagattttttttatttgttattttttttaagtgcctGTGCTGATCCAATAATTTCAAACCTCTTTTAGTAAGATTTTGAGAGGCTTTTCTAGAGgtaaaaagtagaaaaattCAGATGTCACCTACACAGGTTTAAAGTGAACACCCTCCACTGACAGGAGGGTCACCGAGTCTAAATGAAGCTGGAAATTAAATAAACCATAACTAAGCCTGAGGAACATAAAGGCTCAATGGTAACTTTCCACTTAATATAAACTTTTTGTCCTTGTTTAACTCCTCTGTTTTCCTCAGATGGCTTCTCTCGGCCACAGATTACTGGGAACCCCAGGACAGTGGTGGCACTGCGTGGCACCAATGTCACTCTCAACTGCTCTGCCTTCAGCACTAGTGACTCCTCAATGAACGCCACCTGGAGGAAAGACAAAGAGGTGCTGTCTGACACACAGGTGCAAAACTATGCACGCTACCAGGACCAGCAGCTCATTTACACCAGCATGCTCCATCTACTTAATGTTAACTTCACCGACGAAGGACGCTACCAGTGCGTAATCTCCAACAACTTTAGCTCCAACTACTCCGCTGAGGCTAAAGTGACTGTCAATGGTACGTTCAGCCGTGAGGCATCACAGAGGCATGCAGAACCTTTAATGGGAGATT encodes the following:
- the lrig2 gene encoding leucine-rich repeats and immunoglobulin-like domains protein 2 isoform X2, with product MAASWPFFPQALFMMLLSAAVGLDLCPAACICSETSDGTKLLDCSRKTLSDPPVGIPAWVTHVSLNHNELSGVPFLGDVSSNITVLSLVYNRISEVVAEQLLPYSVLESLDLSSNSISELKAGSFPLMQLKYLNLSNNKISYLEPDCFNNISSLLVLKINRNRLSLLPTKVFTLFQLQILELKRNKIRVVDSLIFKELKALKSLKMQRNGITKLMDGALFGLADMEELELEHNNLTELNKGWLYGLHMLRVLRLSHNNIGLIRADAWEFCRRLEDLDLSHNHLSRLEDWAFSSLGLLQNLNLGENRIMHLGEGVFDNLANVRILDIRSNDISLVIEDTVSLFAGMKNLNTLVLQRNNIRTITEKAFEGPKELEHLDLSKNRIISIHPEALSHLKLKSLYLNTSGLLCDCNLKWLSRWLIDSLFQQPCTAVCAYPAPLAGRSVFSVPQQGFVCDGFSRPQITGNPRTVVALRGTNVTLNCSAFSTSDSSMNATWRKDKEVLSDTQVQNYARYQDQQLIYTSMLHLLNVNFTDEGRYQCVISNNFSSNYSAEAKVTVNELPSFLKTPMDLTIRTGTVARLECAAEGHPPPQIAWQKDGGINFPAARERRMHVMPEDDMFFIANVKAEDMGVYSCTAKNEAGSLSANATLTVLETPSFQRPLEDRTVARGETAVLQCIARGSPAPRLNWTKDDGPLLLTERHFFAAANQLLIIVDARSADAGKYTCIMSNTLGTERGHIYLSVSSSPNCETSSGGYDPDGWTTVGIVVMVVVCCVVGTSLVWVIVIYHMRRKSEDYSITNTDEMNLPADIPSYLSSQGTLSEPQEGYSNSEAGSHQQLMPSLTNGYAHKGTDGVCYGDVGEIDPETSGMLSNRVGSLFAGRSSFHPGEPRENLAHVSNALSGGTAPLVICSDCYDNANIYSRTRDYCHYSYLSEDDALDAQLHRDTGREGQHEDTMLHDLITPDTQETQHHVLHHYSSKDIPSRSFWSGVDPHSSELPQGSVTVHKPPTGPSNGNEHEDRIGGLEEASYRTNSQDHNPPNT